One Aciduliprofundum boonei T469 genomic region harbors:
- the rpl18a gene encoding 50S ribosomal protein L18Ae: protein MKVYRIAGLYSPKGKKWYKFSKDVVADDESAAIEKVYSIIGSKYGIKRRLVDIKAIQEIKPEESNDPMVKYLTSGGNE from the coding sequence ATGAAAGTGTACCGCATAGCAGGACTTTACTCGCCTAAGGGAAAGAAATGGTACAAGTTTAGCAAGGATGTTGTGGCTGATGATGAGAGTGCAGCAATAGAGAAAGTTTACTCCATAATTGGGAGCAAATATGGAATTAAGAGAAGGCTAGTGGACATAAAGGCAATACAGGAAATCAAGCCAGAAGAATCAAATGATCCCATGGTAAAATACCTAACAAGTGGTGGAAATGAATGA
- the pfdA gene encoding prefoldin subunit alpha → MNEEELEKGLATLEVLKAQISNLQTQIDALQRSIQEHTNAKETIEGYMKMENDEILVPIGAGVMISAKVQEKKGLITIGNELYTELPLEKILEKIEKRKKDLEDLQLKLSTDLKRLQENYAVLSAKVEQDYAKYIEERKNVQGP, encoded by the coding sequence ATGAATGAGGAGGAACTAGAGAAAGGATTGGCTACCCTTGAAGTGCTCAAAGCTCAAATTTCAAATTTACAAACTCAAATTGATGCTCTGCAAAGATCCATACAAGAGCATACGAACGCAAAGGAGACCATTGAGGGCTATATGAAAATGGAAAATGATGAAATCTTAGTGCCCATCGGTGCAGGAGTTATGATCTCTGCAAAAGTGCAAGAGAAGAAAGGTTTGATAACCATAGGCAACGAGCTTTACACAGAATTGCCCTTAGAGAAAATCTTGGAAAAAATAGAAAAGAGGAAAAAAGATTTAGAAGATTTGCAGTTAAAACTATCCACAGACCTCAAAAGATTGCAGGAAAATTATGCGGTTTTGAGTGCGAAAGTAGAGCAGGATTATGCTAAATACATAGAGGAGAGGAAGAATGTTCAAGGCCCTTAA
- the ftsY gene encoding signal recognition particle-docking protein FtsY gives MFKALKEKLGFIKKKAESMDQEFTTGVGKKITEDKLEDFLWDIEVALMEADVAVDVIEKIKNDLKKALVGKKVKLRADVGKIVEDTLKKSIKEILTKDFDFDEFIRNAPRPTVIMFLGVNGTGKTTVIAKLAKYLKDKGYSVVMAAGDTFRAGAIEQISIHGDNLGIKVIKHQAGGDPAAVCYDAIEHAKAKHRDFVLIDTAGRMQTNRNLMEEMKKIKRVAKPHLTIFVGDALAGNDAIEQAKKFEEAVGIDAVILNKVDADAKGGAALSIAYELNKPIIFLGNGQKYDDLMIFDVNWFLHRIFGD, from the coding sequence ATGTTCAAGGCCCTTAAAGAAAAATTAGGGTTTATAAAGAAAAAAGCGGAAAGCATGGATCAAGAGTTTACCACGGGAGTAGGTAAGAAAATAACTGAGGATAAGCTGGAAGATTTTCTATGGGATATAGAAGTGGCATTGATGGAGGCAGATGTGGCCGTAGATGTCATTGAAAAAATAAAGAATGACTTGAAAAAAGCTTTGGTTGGGAAGAAGGTAAAGCTCAGAGCAGATGTGGGCAAAATTGTAGAAGACACCCTGAAAAAATCAATAAAGGAGATTTTGACCAAAGATTTTGATTTTGATGAATTTATCAGGAATGCTCCAAGACCCACCGTTATAATGTTTCTTGGAGTAAACGGTACCGGAAAAACCACGGTTATTGCAAAACTAGCCAAATACCTAAAGGATAAGGGTTATTCGGTAGTTATGGCTGCCGGAGACACTTTCAGAGCAGGGGCTATTGAACAAATTTCTATCCATGGAGATAATTTAGGAATTAAGGTGATAAAACACCAGGCAGGGGGAGATCCTGCAGCGGTATGTTATGATGCTATTGAACATGCAAAGGCAAAGCACAGGGATTTTGTGCTTATTGACACGGCAGGAAGAATGCAAACCAACCGCAATCTTATGGAAGAGATGAAGAAAATAAAGAGGGTTGCCAAACCGCATTTGACTATTTTCGTTGGGGATGCCCTTGCAGGCAACGATGCCATTGAGCAGGCAAAAAAATTTGAAGAAGCGGTGGGTATAGATGCTGTCATTTTAAATAAAGTTGATGCAGATGCTAAAGGAGGTGCAGCGTTAAGCATCGCATATGAATTAAACAAGCCCATTATATTCCTTGGAAATGGACAAAAATACGATGATCTTATGATATTTGATGTGAACTGGTTTTTGCATAGAATATTTGGTGATTGA
- a CDS encoding PLP-dependent cysteine synthase family protein — MQVFELIGNTPTLRVENIWLKLEFMNPTGSHKDRIAYYMIEEAKNKGLKKGRYVIEYTSGNTGISVTWLSKLMGYKPLILLPENIVEEKRALIKALGGEIRIVKEGEDGHLLAEKLAEELKGVYLHQTENLANFRAHYETTAPELFSQVKNIDCFVMGAGTGGTIYGIGKYLKARNEKIKVVLLVPKGSQLQEEFFEKREKDMELLEGFSYHSYSKLLKKAIDENIIDEIRVVSAEEAIKGTKMLMSYGILGGFTAGANFYQAKKMEKNCRNIATIVADSIIRYPSRMELIQQI; from the coding sequence ATGCAAGTTTTTGAGCTTATAGGCAACACTCCTACTTTGAGAGTTGAAAATATATGGCTAAAACTTGAATTTATGAACCCAACAGGGAGCCATAAGGATAGAATCGCTTATTATATGATAGAGGAGGCAAAAAACAAAGGTTTGAAAAAAGGAAGATATGTTATTGAATACACCTCCGGAAATACGGGTATATCTGTAACTTGGCTCTCAAAATTAATGGGCTATAAACCCCTAATATTACTTCCTGAAAACATTGTTGAAGAGAAGAGGGCTCTTATCAAGGCCTTGGGTGGGGAGATAAGAATTGTAAAAGAGGGCGAAGATGGTCATCTTCTAGCCGAGAAACTTGCAGAAGAGTTAAAAGGTGTATATCTGCATCAAACAGAAAACTTGGCGAATTTCAGAGCCCATTACGAAACTACAGCACCAGAATTATTTTCTCAGGTAAAAAATATTGATTGTTTTGTGATGGGCGCAGGTACTGGTGGCACCATATACGGCATTGGAAAATATTTAAAAGCGAGAAACGAAAAAATAAAGGTTGTACTCTTGGTTCCAAAGGGCTCTCAGCTTCAAGAGGAGTTCTTTGAAAAGAGGGAAAAGGATATGGAACTGCTCGAGGGTTTCTCTTATCATTCCTACAGCAAACTACTCAAGAAAGCGATAGATGAAAATATAATTGATGAAATTAGAGTAGTAAGCGCAGAAGAGGCTATTAAAGGCACAAAAATGCTTATGTCTTACGGCATATTAGGGGGATTCACAGCCGGAGCAAATTTTTATCAAGCAAAGAAAATGGAGAAAAATTGTAGAAATATAGCCACGATAGTGGCCGATTCCATTATACGCTATCCATCTCGAATGGAACTCATTCAGCAGATTTAG
- a CDS encoding V-type ATP synthase subunit B produces MEVEYKTIREIKGPLLIVENTKDVAYGEVVKIRGPDGKERLGQVLEARENMAIVQVFEGTRGLDVKSTTVKFLGETLKIGVSLEMLGRVFDGTGRPIDGGPDIIPEEMRDINGYPINPSAREYPREFIQTGISTIDGMNTLVRGQKLPIFSGSGMPHNEIAAQIARQAKLRGKGEKFAVVFVAMGITAEEANFFRKEFERTGALERTVLFLNLANDPAIERIVIPRMGLTVAEYLAYAKDMHVLVILTDMTNYCEALREISAAREEVPGRRGYPGYMYTDLATIYERAGRIIGKKGSITQIPILTMPDDDMTHPIPDLTGYITEGQIVLSRPLHRRGIYPPINPLLSLSRLMKEGIGKGRTREDHAGVANQLYAAYAEGLRLRDLVAVVGEEALSEEDRILLNFADAFEERFITQGRDEDRSIEDTLSIAWNLLALLPRSYLKKIDREYIEKYLPKSAE; encoded by the coding sequence ATGGAGGTTGAGTATAAGACTATTAGGGAAATAAAAGGTCCTTTGCTCATAGTGGAAAACACTAAAGATGTGGCTTATGGCGAGGTAGTTAAGATTCGTGGTCCAGATGGTAAAGAGCGCCTTGGTCAAGTGCTTGAAGCAAGGGAGAATATGGCCATTGTTCAAGTTTTTGAGGGTACTAGGGGATTGGATGTGAAATCCACTACTGTTAAATTTTTAGGAGAGACCCTTAAAATAGGTGTATCTTTAGAAATGCTCGGTCGTGTATTTGATGGTACTGGCAGGCCAATTGATGGAGGGCCTGATATAATACCTGAGGAAATGAGAGATATAAATGGTTATCCAATCAATCCATCGGCTAGAGAATATCCAAGGGAATTCATACAAACAGGTATATCCACTATAGATGGTATGAACACCCTTGTTCGTGGCCAAAAATTACCTATATTCAGTGGCTCTGGTATGCCTCATAATGAAATTGCAGCACAGATTGCAAGGCAGGCAAAGCTCAGAGGTAAGGGAGAGAAATTTGCTGTGGTATTTGTTGCCATGGGTATAACTGCAGAAGAAGCAAATTTCTTCCGTAAAGAGTTTGAAAGAACAGGTGCTCTCGAGAGAACGGTATTGTTTTTGAATCTTGCAAATGATCCTGCTATAGAGCGTATAGTCATTCCCAGAATGGGTTTGACGGTGGCAGAATATCTTGCCTATGCAAAAGACATGCATGTCTTGGTTATTTTGACCGATATGACCAACTACTGCGAAGCTCTGAGAGAAATTAGTGCAGCTAGAGAGGAGGTTCCCGGTAGAAGAGGCTATCCAGGTTATATGTACACAGACCTTGCAACTATCTACGAAAGAGCAGGAAGAATAATCGGAAAGAAAGGAAGCATTACCCAAATTCCAATTTTAACAATGCCCGATGATGATATGACTCATCCTATTCCAGATTTGACAGGATATATCACAGAGGGACAGATTGTGTTGAGTCGCCCATTGCATCGCCGTGGTATTTATCCTCCTATCAATCCTCTTCTTTCCTTGTCCAGATTGATGAAAGAGGGAATAGGTAAAGGCAGGACCAGAGAAGACCATGCCGGTGTTGCCAATCAGCTCTATGCGGCTTATGCAGAGGGTCTGAGATTGAGAGACCTCGTTGCCGTTGTGGGAGAAGAAGCTCTAAGTGAGGAGGACAGAATACTGCTAAATTTTGCAGATGCCTTTGAGGAGAGATTCATAACCCAAGGCAGGGATGAAGATAGAAGCATAGAAGATACTTTGAGCATAGCTTGGAATCTCCTTGCATTACTCCCAAGGAGCTATTTAAAGAAGATAGATAGAGAATACATAGAAAAATACCTGCCTAAATCTGCTGAATGA
- a CDS encoding ATP synthase subunit A, with protein MGRIIRVAGPVVVADGMKGSEMYEVVKVGEEGLIGEIIGLYGDTATIQVYEETSGIKPGEPVERTGAPLSVMLGPGIISQIYDGIQRPLPEIKELTGDFIKRGATAPPLNPNKKWHFVPRAKVGDYVRGGDILGTVQETLIVEHRIMVPPEKEGKIEWIAEEGDYTIEEPIAKIDSAEIKMYQRWPVRRQRPFKSKLDPVELLVTGQRVLDTFFPIAKGGTAAIPGGFGTGKTVTQHQLAKWSDADIVVYVGCGERGNEMTEVLEDFPKLKDPRTGEPLMNRTVLIANTSNMPVAAREASIYTGITIAEYFRDMGYHVALMADSTSRWAEALREISGRLEEMPGEEGYPAYLASRLAEFYERAGYVEVAGSEKKYGSVTVVGAVSPPGGDFSEPVTQNTLRIVKVFWALDAELAHKRHFPSINWLRSYSLYLNSVSSWWSKNVAKDWYELRREAMGILQREAELQEIVQLVGPDALPAKEQALLETARSLREDFLQQNAFHDVDTYCPADKQYLMLKLILKFHSLITRAVESGVPMDKIRKLSVKEDLAYMGRIPNETYKEEFAKIEEKIESEIDRLIREVK; from the coding sequence ATGGGAAGAATAATTAGGGTAGCAGGACCAGTGGTCGTTGCTGATGGAATGAAAGGAAGCGAGATGTACGAAGTGGTTAAGGTTGGTGAAGAAGGTTTGATTGGTGAAATTATAGGTCTGTATGGGGATACTGCAACCATACAGGTCTACGAGGAAACTTCGGGTATAAAGCCAGGAGAACCTGTTGAAAGAACTGGAGCACCTTTATCTGTGATGCTTGGTCCAGGTATAATTTCTCAGATTTACGATGGTATTCAAAGACCTTTACCGGAGATTAAAGAATTGACAGGAGATTTCATAAAAAGGGGTGCAACTGCTCCCCCATTGAATCCAAATAAAAAATGGCATTTCGTACCAAGGGCAAAAGTGGGAGATTATGTGAGAGGAGGAGATATTTTAGGAACCGTTCAAGAGACACTTATTGTGGAACATAGGATAATGGTCCCTCCTGAAAAAGAGGGAAAGATAGAATGGATTGCGGAGGAGGGAGATTACACAATAGAGGAGCCTATAGCCAAGATAGATAGTGCAGAAATAAAAATGTACCAGCGCTGGCCTGTGAGGAGACAGAGGCCATTTAAATCTAAATTAGACCCAGTGGAATTGCTTGTTACTGGGCAGAGAGTGCTTGACACATTCTTTCCTATAGCCAAGGGTGGTACAGCCGCCATACCTGGAGGATTCGGCACAGGCAAAACGGTTACGCAGCATCAGCTTGCAAAATGGAGTGATGCAGACATCGTGGTTTATGTTGGATGTGGGGAGAGGGGAAACGAGATGACAGAGGTTCTCGAAGATTTCCCTAAACTTAAAGATCCTCGCACTGGGGAGCCTCTTATGAATAGGACGGTGCTCATAGCAAACACTTCAAATATGCCCGTGGCTGCGAGAGAAGCTTCTATTTACACAGGTATCACAATAGCTGAGTACTTCAGAGATATGGGCTACCATGTTGCTTTAATGGCAGATTCAACCTCCCGCTGGGCTGAGGCTCTTAGAGAAATATCGGGAAGATTGGAGGAAATGCCTGGTGAGGAAGGTTATCCTGCATATCTTGCATCTCGTCTTGCCGAATTCTATGAGCGTGCAGGTTATGTTGAAGTTGCTGGTTCTGAAAAGAAATATGGCTCTGTGACTGTTGTTGGGGCAGTTTCTCCTCCCGGCGGTGATTTCAGTGAGCCAGTTACACAGAATACCCTGCGTATCGTCAAGGTCTTCTGGGCTCTTGATGCAGAGCTGGCGCATAAGAGACACTTCCCATCAATAAACTGGCTTCGCTCATATTCCCTCTATCTGAATTCCGTCAGCTCTTGGTGGTCTAAAAATGTTGCTAAGGATTGGTACGAGCTAAGAAGGGAGGCAATGGGTATATTGCAGAGAGAAGCAGAATTGCAAGAAATTGTGCAGTTGGTTGGTCCAGATGCATTACCTGCCAAAGAGCAGGCATTACTGGAAACAGCGCGCTCTCTCCGTGAGGATTTCTTGCAGCAGAATGCTTTTCATGATGTAGATACCTACTGCCCAGCTGATAAGCAGTATCTGATGTTAAAACTCATTCTTAAGTTCCACTCTTTGATTACTAGGGCTGTAGAAAGCGGTGTGCCAATGGATAAAATAAGAAAATTGAGTGTAAAAGAGGATCTTGCGTACATGGGAAGAATACCCAATGAAACTTACAAGGAAGAGTTTGCAAAGATTGAGGAGAAAATTGAAAGCGAGATAGATAGGCTTATCAGAGAGGTGAAGTAA
- a CDS encoding V-type ATP synthase subunit F: MKIVVVGDRDMINGFQLAGIKDSYEAEDPWKMKEILNEIKYMKDVAIVIISRRMAREIRDYINEWKKEKGIYPIILEIPDKKEVEVEDPMRSLVKRAIGIDILKR, translated from the coding sequence ATGAAAATCGTAGTTGTGGGAGACAGGGACATGATTAACGGTTTCCAGCTTGCAGGTATTAAGGATTCTTATGAGGCTGAGGATCCTTGGAAAATGAAGGAGATTCTAAATGAGATTAAGTATATGAAAGATGTAGCCATAGTAATAATATCCAGAAGGATGGCTCGGGAGATAAGGGATTATATTAATGAGTGGAAAAAGGAGAAAGGCATATATCCAATAATTTTGGAGATACCTGATAAGAAGGAAGTTGAGGTTGAAGATCCTATGAGGAGTTTGGTTAAAAGAGCTATAGGTATAGACATACTAAAGAGGTGA
- a CDS encoding V-type ATPase subunit has protein sequence MLESTAIILAITISFLAIFVVIAFLMGFFRKMLNIGAYMGPNATIFAIGAKYTEKDNIERLLNYTNLTEVVSDIEKEGYSVEDLKKYDIELERSMLAMMQRVMEMLPDDGKSFAEAYMLKYDANMVKRILRAKYAKVPKARIYEEVYPGRFLTKLIIQHMVEATSMEDAVSALDATPFAEVIKIWNESSDLYKVDIALDRLVLKNLIDSKRMLEENSAEPVNIVLSMFVDIFNIKTIVRAKKAEIEDISNLLLEGGYELSDWKVKSMANARTLDEALSHLEGTSYAFLRDVEDPFVIELELDRMLLRKVNELSLTFATTAGPLLMFLVAKDFELRNLKSIVKGYMEGISKDRIRGLLVGDVA, from the coding sequence ATGCTTGAAAGCACCGCTATAATCTTGGCAATTACGATATCATTCCTCGCAATCTTCGTGGTTATAGCTTTTCTTATGGGATTCTTTAGAAAGATGCTCAATATTGGAGCCTATATGGGTCCCAACGCCACCATATTTGCCATAGGTGCCAAATACACTGAAAAAGATAATATCGAGAGATTATTAAATTACACAAACTTGACTGAAGTTGTATCTGACATTGAAAAAGAAGGATATAGCGTAGAAGATCTGAAAAAATATGATATAGAGTTAGAAAGAAGTATGCTTGCAATGATGCAAAGAGTAATGGAAATGCTTCCTGATGATGGTAAGAGCTTCGCAGAGGCGTATATGCTCAAGTATGATGCAAATATGGTCAAGAGGATTTTAAGAGCAAAATATGCCAAGGTGCCAAAGGCTCGGATATATGAGGAGGTATATCCAGGTAGATTCTTAACAAAACTCATAATTCAACATATGGTAGAAGCCACAAGTATGGAAGATGCTGTCAGTGCCTTGGATGCAACACCCTTTGCCGAGGTAATAAAGATATGGAACGAATCCTCTGACTTATATAAAGTGGATATCGCTCTTGATAGATTGGTTTTAAAGAATTTGATAGATTCTAAGAGAATGCTTGAAGAGAACTCCGCAGAGCCTGTTAATATTGTGCTCTCTATGTTTGTTGATATATTCAATATAAAAACCATTGTTAGAGCGAAGAAAGCTGAAATTGAAGATATAAGTAATCTGCTTTTGGAAGGCGGATACGAGTTAAGTGATTGGAAAGTAAAGAGCATGGCAAATGCTAGGACTTTGGATGAGGCATTATCTCATCTGGAAGGAACCAGCTACGCATTTCTTAGGGATGTGGAAGATCCATTCGTAATCGAGTTAGAGCTAGATCGGATGCTTCTGAGGAAGGTAAACGAGCTTTCGTTGACATTTGCGACAACGGCTGGGCCATTGCTCATGTTCCTTGTGGCTAAAGATTTTGAATTAAGGAACCTAAAGAGCATAGTTAAGGGCTATATGGAAGGAATATCTAAGGATAGGATTCGTGGACTCTTGGTTGGTGATGTGGCATGA
- a CDS encoding V-type ATP synthase subunit E has product MDAIDRIIKRIEEDVQWKIKEYWDKADREIERIRNIEESKWDKEREKMESSGKREAETIKQMHISKAHLDGKKMLMNAREKVIERIINQVQISFKDYVNYEKYIRESLEDAKNVLGNNFEVIAMQEDVEMVKRIADDMELNLKVMAGELEYGGILAISSDSLKKVDYTVKAFVERNMGDMRKRIYVKLFGEEYA; this is encoded by the coding sequence ATGGATGCCATAGACAGAATAATAAAGAGAATCGAAGAGGATGTGCAGTGGAAGATTAAGGAGTACTGGGATAAAGCAGATAGAGAAATAGAGAGAATCAGGAATATTGAAGAGAGCAAGTGGGATAAAGAAAGAGAAAAAATGGAAAGTTCTGGTAAGAGAGAGGCAGAGACCATAAAACAGATGCATATTTCCAAGGCCCATTTAGATGGAAAGAAGATGTTGATGAATGCAAGGGAAAAAGTAATAGAGAGAATCATAAACCAAGTTCAGATTAGCTTTAAAGATTATGTGAATTATGAGAAATATATTAGGGAATCTCTCGAAGATGCTAAGAATGTTCTTGGTAATAACTTTGAAGTCATCGCCATGCAAGAGGATGTAGAGATGGTAAAGAGAATTGCGGATGATATGGAATTAAATTTGAAGGTCATGGCAGGTGAACTAGAATATGGGGGAATTCTTGCAATAAGCAGCGACTCTCTAAAGAAGGTCGATTACACCGTGAAGGCCTTTGTAGAGAGGAATATGGGTGATATGAGAAAAAGGATTTATGTGAAGTTATTTGGTGAAGAGTATGCTTGA
- a CDS encoding ATP synthase subunit C: MKKLVPLMVLLSALLLLFVVSMPHAAAQGVEPTVIYEVNGKTVEKPLSEVNSSGAFEIGKNYTFKWSSSVTWILSFGGKNLTGTGSRFTVTLEQSGTYQLKVIENANTTYVYKFVVGEGPMGGYLALIGAGLAVGLSAIGSGVGVGITGASGAAAIGSDPKSKFGRILIFQAFPQTQAIYGFLIAIIIMMGIGAFSGHIENVPISIGLAAIGAGISVGLAGLSAIGQGIVAGTGIGTTQHDRISYGKAVVFSILPETQAIYGLLIAILILYGSGMFGGGVKHYSLGVGLAAIGAGLAMGVSGLTAIGQGIAASSSCAATAENPKAFTKGMIFSVIAETPSITALIIAIVVLSATGLLSGSGFMSGNAALFVGLAAIGAGLAVGFAGLSGIGLGIAAGSSVYASMREKASFGKIMVFAIMPETQVIYGLLVAIFIVNGAGLFGSKPLAFPIGVGLAAIGAGLAIGVSGMTAIGQGIAAGSGAAASVEKPSAFSKSIIFSVLPETQSIYALIVSIIILYAVGLLGGGLQIPKSMALFVGIGAIGAGLAIGFAGLSGIGQGITAAMGIGAFTRRSESFGKSMMLSVMSETFAIFGLLVAILLLMAIGVF; this comes from the coding sequence ATGAAAAAATTAGTGCCGCTAATGGTGCTCTTAAGTGCGCTCTTGCTGCTATTTGTGGTTTCTATGCCACATGCGGCAGCTCAAGGTGTTGAGCCAACTGTAATTTATGAGGTTAATGGAAAGACTGTTGAGAAACCGCTTAGTGAGGTAAATTCATCTGGAGCATTTGAAATAGGGAAGAATTATACATTCAAATGGAGTTCAAGTGTAACATGGATCTTGAGTTTTGGAGGTAAGAATTTAACAGGTACAGGTTCAAGATTCACGGTCACACTCGAGCAAAGTGGAACTTATCAGTTAAAAGTCATAGAAAATGCCAATACAACTTATGTTTACAAATTCGTTGTGGGAGAAGGCCCAATGGGTGGTTATCTTGCCCTCATAGGTGCAGGCCTTGCTGTTGGTCTATCGGCCATAGGTTCTGGTGTTGGTGTGGGTATCACCGGAGCAAGCGGTGCTGCTGCCATTGGAAGCGATCCTAAGAGCAAGTTTGGAAGGATACTTATATTCCAGGCATTTCCTCAGACCCAGGCAATTTATGGATTTTTGATAGCAATTATAATTATGATGGGCATAGGTGCTTTCTCTGGGCACATTGAGAATGTGCCAATATCCATAGGCCTGGCTGCAATAGGTGCTGGCATCTCCGTGGGTCTTGCAGGTTTGAGTGCTATAGGACAGGGAATCGTTGCTGGCACTGGCATTGGCACTACACAGCATGATAGAATTTCTTACGGAAAAGCTGTTGTGTTCTCCATTCTTCCTGAAACTCAGGCAATCTATGGCTTGCTTATCGCCATTTTAATTCTATATGGCTCTGGAATGTTCGGGGGTGGGGTAAAACACTATTCTCTCGGTGTGGGCTTGGCTGCAATAGGTGCTGGCTTGGCCATGGGTGTGAGCGGCTTGACAGCCATAGGCCAAGGTATTGCTGCATCTAGCTCCTGTGCGGCAACAGCTGAGAATCCAAAGGCATTCACCAAGGGCATGATATTTTCCGTTATAGCTGAAACTCCAAGTATAACTGCTTTGATTATAGCCATAGTGGTCCTAAGCGCCACAGGTTTGCTAAGCGGCTCTGGATTTATGAGTGGAAATGCAGCCCTATTTGTTGGCTTGGCTGCAATAGGTGCAGGCCTAGCTGTTGGATTTGCTGGTTTGAGTGGTATAGGACTCGGCATAGCTGCGGGAAGTAGCGTCTATGCAAGTATGCGTGAGAAAGCTTCCTTTGGTAAAATAATGGTATTTGCAATAATGCCAGAAACTCAAGTTATTTACGGATTGCTTGTAGCTATATTCATCGTTAATGGTGCAGGTTTATTTGGTTCAAAACCACTTGCTTTTCCTATAGGTGTAGGCTTGGCTGCAATAGGCGCTGGCTTGGCCATAGGTGTTAGTGGTATGACTGCCATAGGGCAGGGTATTGCAGCGGGAAGTGGTGCTGCTGCTTCCGTGGAAAAGCCATCAGCGTTCTCAAAGTCCATCATATTCTCAGTGCTTCCAGAGACACAGAGTATCTATGCTTTGATTGTATCCATAATAATTCTCTATGCAGTTGGCCTTCTTGGTGGTGGATTGCAGATTCCAAAATCAATGGCCTTATTCGTTGGAATCGGCGCAATAGGTGCTGGTTTGGCAATTGGATTTGCGGGATTGAGCGGTATTGGCCAAGGTATAACGGCAGCGATGGGTATAGGCGCCTTCACTAGACGCTCTGAGAGCTTTGGAAAGAGTATGATGTTATCCGTGATGAGTGAGACCTTTGCTATCTTTGGCTTGCTCGTAGCAATCCTTCTACTTATGGCTATAGGGGTGTTCTAA